A region from the Lytechinus variegatus isolate NC3 chromosome 6, Lvar_3.0, whole genome shotgun sequence genome encodes:
- the LOC121416814 gene encoding tRNA wybutosine-synthesizing protein 2/3/4-like isoform X1 — protein sequence MDRSFALIVPIQFAQIARKHLEADSFWDDSRRLMRVDHDHIAIPVNTWCTETLLKTDGLERKVSFLNTSDSNSEVNETLKTGTHQSLLKRDGLEGKVSFLNTSDSNSEVNETLKTGTHQSLLNLSSFRESGVKSGLRTQGSSPFCSSSQETEQSTTLVYVKPVGHAHVSETGSRTLLHSTSNEYTSEPPFQKDGFHQSPINPSRHPPVLWSGKIFNMESKLVCMYLSPSKKTKITTPYDRLKAMIEGWIKERRIDWKEEMRDEIPRNWERHGDLVLLPTSSFRDQAWDNVRDFWSLVAKSFNCTRIAKRGRIQSDDFRSPHTEMVLGSDPLVEHRDNGIIYSFDVRYSMFSSGNITEKLRVAQMDCSNETVVDLYAGIGYFTLPYLVHAKAKLLFACEWNPHAVNALQKNLELNSVNERCIVLEGDNRKVCPVGVANRVNLGLIPSSEKGWPVACAALNPMTGGVLHIHGNVDSYPHQEWNNPSSRKDDSYQSKGCFLDDSEVTSDHCQLVAPKRTHDTVLPEDNACQEWEIGNTSQSEIVENGNTFQNESGTKLSESGYTSQSLSGNKVSESGNTSQSLSGNKVSESGSTSRSLSGNKVSENGNTSQNESGSINLETGNISHSKSNGLHPTCLFNQKVSSSCSHYKQAKWIEWGSDVARQIKGHLCDLHGSHWNVEMLHIEQVKSYAPHIDHLVLDIECRPVL from the exons GAAGCATCTTGAAGCAGACAGTTTCTGGGACGATAGCAGACGTCTGATGAGGGTTGATCATGATCACATAGCCATCCCGGTTAACACTTGGTGTACAGAGACGTTGCTGAAGACAGATGGATTGGAAAGAAAGGTATCATTTCTTAATACATCAGATAGTAACAGTGAAGTTAATGAAACATTGAAGACGGGAACACACCAGTCTCTTTTGAAGAGAGATGGATTGGAAGGAAAGGTATCATTTCTTAATACATCAGATAGTAACAGTGAAGTTAATGAAACATTGAAGACGGGAACACACCAGTCTCTCTTGAATCTATCCTCGTTTAGAGAGAGTGGTGTAAAATCAGGTCTTCGAACACAAGGTAGTTCACCATTCTGCAGTAGTTCCCAAGAGACAGAACAGTCTACCACTCTGGTATATGTGAAACCTGTTGGACATGCACATGTGTCAGAGACTGGTAGCAGAACCCTTCTTCATTCAACCTCTAATGAGTATACCAGTGAGCCACCATTCCAGAAGGATGGTTTTCACCAGTCTCCCATCAACCCATCTAGACATCCACCTGTGTTATGGAGTGGGAAAATATTCAACATGGAATCAAAGCTGGTCTGCATGTATCTATCACCCTCAAAGAAAACTAAAATCACCACTCCGTACGATAGACTGAAAGCGATGATAGAAGGATGGAtcaaagaaagaaggatagattGGAAAGAGGAGATGAGAGATGAGATTCCTAGGAATTGGGAGAGACATGGAGATTTAGTGTTGTTACCAACGTCATCCTTCAGAGATCAAGCATGGGATAATGT GAGAGACTTCTGGTCGTTGGTAGCCAAGTCTTTTAACTGTACAAGAATTGCCAAGAGAGGGCGCATTCAATCCGATGATTTCAGATCTCCGCACACAGAGATGGTTTTAGGATCAGACCCATTGGTTGAACACAGAGATAATGGTATAAT ctaTTCCTTTGACGTGCGTTATAGCATGTTTTCTTCTGGTAACATCACTGAAAAGCTCAGAGTGGCTCAAATGGATTGCTCCAATGAGACAGTTGTTGATTTATATGCAG GTATAGGCTACTTCACACTGCCATACTTGGTACATGCCAAAGCCAAACTACTCTTTGCATGTGAATGGAATCCTCATGCTGTAAATGCATTGCAAAAAAACCTGGAGCTGAACAGTGTGAATGAGAGATGTATAGTGCTAGAGGGAGACAATAGGAAG GTATGTCCAGTAGGTGTCGCTAACAGAGTGAACCTTGGGCTTATACCATCCTCAGAGAAGGGGTGGCCAGTGGCCTGTGCTGCATTGAACCCTATGACTGGAGGTGTACTGCACATCCATGGCAATGTGGATTCCTACCCCCACCAGGAATGGAATAATCCAAGCAGTAGGAAGGATGATAGCTATCAGTCAAAGGGATGCTTTCTGGATGATTCAGAAGTCACATCTGATCATTGTCAGCTTGTAGCACCAAAGAGGACTCATGACACTGTGCTTCCTGAGGACAACGCATGTCAAGAGTGGGAGATTGGTAACACTTCACAGAGTGAAATAGTTGAGAATGGTAACACTTTTCAGAATGAATCAGGTACTAAGTTATCAGAGAGTGGTTACACTTCTCAGAGTTTATCAGGTAATAAGGTATCAGAGAGTGGTAACACTTCTCAGAGTTTATCAGGTAATAAGGTATCAGAGAGTGGTAGCACATCTCGGAGTTTATCGGGTAATAAGGTATCAGAGAATGGCAACACATCTCAGAATGAATCAGGAAGTATAAATCTAGAGACCGGTAACATTTCTCATAGCAAATCCAATGGATTACATCCCACATGTTTATTCAACCAGAAAGTATCATCTAGTTGTTCCCATTACAAGCAAGCTAAATGGATTGAATGGGGTAGTGATGTAGCTAGGCAGATTAAAGGTCATCTCTGTGATCTACATGGTAGTCACTGGAATGTGGAGATGTTGCACATTGAGCAGGTAAAGTCCTATGCACCTCATATTGATCACTTGGTTTTGGATATTGAATGTCGGCCGGTCTTATGA
- the LOC121416814 gene encoding tRNA wybutosine-synthesizing protein 2 homolog isoform X4 yields MDRSFALIVPIQFAQIARKHLEADSFWDDSRRLMRVDHDHIAIPVNTWCTETLLKTDGLERKVSFLNTSDSNSEVNETLKTGTHQSLLNLSSFRESGVKSGLRTQGSSPFCSSSQETEQSTTLVYVKPVGHAHVSETGSRTLLHSTSNEYTSEPPFQKDGFHQSPINPSRHPPVLWSGKIFNMESKLVCMYLSPSKKTKITTPYDRLKAMIEGWIKERRIDWKEEMRDEIPRNWERHGDLVLLPTSSFRDQAWDNVRDFWSLVAKSFNCTRIAKRGRIQSDDFRSPHTEMVLGSDPLVEHRDNGIIYSFDVRYSMFSSGNITEKLRVAQMDCSNETVVDLYAGIGYFTLPYLVHAKAKLLFACEWNPHAVNALQKNLELNSVNERCIVLEGDNRKVCPVGVANRVNLGLIPSSEKGWPVACAALNPMTGGVLHIHGNVDSYPHQEWNNPSSRKDDSYQSKGCFLDDSEVTSDHCQLVAPKRTHDTVLPEDNACQEWEIGNTSQSEIVENGNTFQNESGTKLSESGYTSQSLSGNKVSESGNTSQSLSGNKVSESGSTSRSLSGNKVSENGNTSQNESGSINLETGNISHSKSNGLHPTCLFNQKVSSSCSHYKQAKWIEWGSDVARQIKGHLCDLHGSHWNVEMLHIEQVKSYAPHIDHLVLDIECRPVL; encoded by the exons GAAGCATCTTGAAGCAGACAGTTTCTGGGACGATAGCAGACGTCTGATGAGGGTTGATCATGATCACATAGCCATCCCGGTTAACACTTGGTGTACAGAGACGTTGCTGAAGACAGATGGATTGGAAAGAAAGGTATCATTTCTTAATACATCAGATAGTAACAGTGAAGTTAATGAAAC ATTGAAGACGGGAACACACCAGTCTCTCTTGAATCTATCCTCGTTTAGAGAGAGTGGTGTAAAATCAGGTCTTCGAACACAAGGTAGTTCACCATTCTGCAGTAGTTCCCAAGAGACAGAACAGTCTACCACTCTGGTATATGTGAAACCTGTTGGACATGCACATGTGTCAGAGACTGGTAGCAGAACCCTTCTTCATTCAACCTCTAATGAGTATACCAGTGAGCCACCATTCCAGAAGGATGGTTTTCACCAGTCTCCCATCAACCCATCTAGACATCCACCTGTGTTATGGAGTGGGAAAATATTCAACATGGAATCAAAGCTGGTCTGCATGTATCTATCACCCTCAAAGAAAACTAAAATCACCACTCCGTACGATAGACTGAAAGCGATGATAGAAGGATGGAtcaaagaaagaaggatagattGGAAAGAGGAGATGAGAGATGAGATTCCTAGGAATTGGGAGAGACATGGAGATTTAGTGTTGTTACCAACGTCATCCTTCAGAGATCAAGCATGGGATAATGT GAGAGACTTCTGGTCGTTGGTAGCCAAGTCTTTTAACTGTACAAGAATTGCCAAGAGAGGGCGCATTCAATCCGATGATTTCAGATCTCCGCACACAGAGATGGTTTTAGGATCAGACCCATTGGTTGAACACAGAGATAATGGTATAAT ctaTTCCTTTGACGTGCGTTATAGCATGTTTTCTTCTGGTAACATCACTGAAAAGCTCAGAGTGGCTCAAATGGATTGCTCCAATGAGACAGTTGTTGATTTATATGCAG GTATAGGCTACTTCACACTGCCATACTTGGTACATGCCAAAGCCAAACTACTCTTTGCATGTGAATGGAATCCTCATGCTGTAAATGCATTGCAAAAAAACCTGGAGCTGAACAGTGTGAATGAGAGATGTATAGTGCTAGAGGGAGACAATAGGAAG GTATGTCCAGTAGGTGTCGCTAACAGAGTGAACCTTGGGCTTATACCATCCTCAGAGAAGGGGTGGCCAGTGGCCTGTGCTGCATTGAACCCTATGACTGGAGGTGTACTGCACATCCATGGCAATGTGGATTCCTACCCCCACCAGGAATGGAATAATCCAAGCAGTAGGAAGGATGATAGCTATCAGTCAAAGGGATGCTTTCTGGATGATTCAGAAGTCACATCTGATCATTGTCAGCTTGTAGCACCAAAGAGGACTCATGACACTGTGCTTCCTGAGGACAACGCATGTCAAGAGTGGGAGATTGGTAACACTTCACAGAGTGAAATAGTTGAGAATGGTAACACTTTTCAGAATGAATCAGGTACTAAGTTATCAGAGAGTGGTTACACTTCTCAGAGTTTATCAGGTAATAAGGTATCAGAGAGTGGTAACACTTCTCAGAGTTTATCAGGTAATAAGGTATCAGAGAGTGGTAGCACATCTCGGAGTTTATCGGGTAATAAGGTATCAGAGAATGGCAACACATCTCAGAATGAATCAGGAAGTATAAATCTAGAGACCGGTAACATTTCTCATAGCAAATCCAATGGATTACATCCCACATGTTTATTCAACCAGAAAGTATCATCTAGTTGTTCCCATTACAAGCAAGCTAAATGGATTGAATGGGGTAGTGATGTAGCTAGGCAGATTAAAGGTCATCTCTGTGATCTACATGGTAGTCACTGGAATGTGGAGATGTTGCACATTGAGCAGGTAAAGTCCTATGCACCTCATATTGATCACTTGGTTTTGGATATTGAATGTCGGCCGGTCTTATGA
- the LOC121416814 gene encoding tRNA wybutosine-synthesizing protein 2 homolog isoform X3, with protein MDRSFALIVPIQFAQIARKHLEADSFWDDSRRLMRVDHDHIAIPVNTWCTETLLKTDGLEGKVSFLNTSDSNSEVNETLKTGTHQSLLNLSSFRESGVKSGLRTQGSSPFCSSSQETEQSTTLVYVKPVGHAHVSETGSRTLLHSTSNEYTSEPPFQKDGFHQSPINPSRHPPVLWSGKIFNMESKLVCMYLSPSKKTKITTPYDRLKAMIEGWIKERRIDWKEEMRDEIPRNWERHGDLVLLPTSSFRDQAWDNVRDFWSLVAKSFNCTRIAKRGRIQSDDFRSPHTEMVLGSDPLVEHRDNGIIYSFDVRYSMFSSGNITEKLRVAQMDCSNETVVDLYAGIGYFTLPYLVHAKAKLLFACEWNPHAVNALQKNLELNSVNERCIVLEGDNRKVCPVGVANRVNLGLIPSSEKGWPVACAALNPMTGGVLHIHGNVDSYPHQEWNNPSSRKDDSYQSKGCFLDDSEVTSDHCQLVAPKRTHDTVLPEDNACQEWEIGNTSQSEIVENGNTFQNESGTKLSESGYTSQSLSGNKVSESGNTSQSLSGNKVSESGSTSRSLSGNKVSENGNTSQNESGSINLETGNISHSKSNGLHPTCLFNQKVSSSCSHYKQAKWIEWGSDVARQIKGHLCDLHGSHWNVEMLHIEQVKSYAPHIDHLVLDIECRPVL; from the exons GAAGCATCTTGAAGCAGACAGTTTCTGGGACGATAGCAGACGTCTGATGAGGGTTGATCATGATCACATAGCCATCCCGGTTAACACTTGGTGTACAGAGACGTTGCTGAAGACAG ATGGATTGGAAGGAAAGGTATCATTTCTTAATACATCAGATAGTAACAGTGAAGTTAATGAAACATTGAAGACGGGAACACACCAGTCTCTCTTGAATCTATCCTCGTTTAGAGAGAGTGGTGTAAAATCAGGTCTTCGAACACAAGGTAGTTCACCATTCTGCAGTAGTTCCCAAGAGACAGAACAGTCTACCACTCTGGTATATGTGAAACCTGTTGGACATGCACATGTGTCAGAGACTGGTAGCAGAACCCTTCTTCATTCAACCTCTAATGAGTATACCAGTGAGCCACCATTCCAGAAGGATGGTTTTCACCAGTCTCCCATCAACCCATCTAGACATCCACCTGTGTTATGGAGTGGGAAAATATTCAACATGGAATCAAAGCTGGTCTGCATGTATCTATCACCCTCAAAGAAAACTAAAATCACCACTCCGTACGATAGACTGAAAGCGATGATAGAAGGATGGAtcaaagaaagaaggatagattGGAAAGAGGAGATGAGAGATGAGATTCCTAGGAATTGGGAGAGACATGGAGATTTAGTGTTGTTACCAACGTCATCCTTCAGAGATCAAGCATGGGATAATGT GAGAGACTTCTGGTCGTTGGTAGCCAAGTCTTTTAACTGTACAAGAATTGCCAAGAGAGGGCGCATTCAATCCGATGATTTCAGATCTCCGCACACAGAGATGGTTTTAGGATCAGACCCATTGGTTGAACACAGAGATAATGGTATAAT ctaTTCCTTTGACGTGCGTTATAGCATGTTTTCTTCTGGTAACATCACTGAAAAGCTCAGAGTGGCTCAAATGGATTGCTCCAATGAGACAGTTGTTGATTTATATGCAG GTATAGGCTACTTCACACTGCCATACTTGGTACATGCCAAAGCCAAACTACTCTTTGCATGTGAATGGAATCCTCATGCTGTAAATGCATTGCAAAAAAACCTGGAGCTGAACAGTGTGAATGAGAGATGTATAGTGCTAGAGGGAGACAATAGGAAG GTATGTCCAGTAGGTGTCGCTAACAGAGTGAACCTTGGGCTTATACCATCCTCAGAGAAGGGGTGGCCAGTGGCCTGTGCTGCATTGAACCCTATGACTGGAGGTGTACTGCACATCCATGGCAATGTGGATTCCTACCCCCACCAGGAATGGAATAATCCAAGCAGTAGGAAGGATGATAGCTATCAGTCAAAGGGATGCTTTCTGGATGATTCAGAAGTCACATCTGATCATTGTCAGCTTGTAGCACCAAAGAGGACTCATGACACTGTGCTTCCTGAGGACAACGCATGTCAAGAGTGGGAGATTGGTAACACTTCACAGAGTGAAATAGTTGAGAATGGTAACACTTTTCAGAATGAATCAGGTACTAAGTTATCAGAGAGTGGTTACACTTCTCAGAGTTTATCAGGTAATAAGGTATCAGAGAGTGGTAACACTTCTCAGAGTTTATCAGGTAATAAGGTATCAGAGAGTGGTAGCACATCTCGGAGTTTATCGGGTAATAAGGTATCAGAGAATGGCAACACATCTCAGAATGAATCAGGAAGTATAAATCTAGAGACCGGTAACATTTCTCATAGCAAATCCAATGGATTACATCCCACATGTTTATTCAACCAGAAAGTATCATCTAGTTGTTCCCATTACAAGCAAGCTAAATGGATTGAATGGGGTAGTGATGTAGCTAGGCAGATTAAAGGTCATCTCTGTGATCTACATGGTAGTCACTGGAATGTGGAGATGTTGCACATTGAGCAGGTAAAGTCCTATGCACCTCATATTGATCACTTGGTTTTGGATATTGAATGTCGGCCGGTCTTATGA
- the LOC121416814 gene encoding tRNA wybutosine-synthesizing protein 2 homolog isoform X2 — MRVDHDHIAIPVNTWCTETLLKTDGLERKVSFLNTSDSNSEVNETLKTGTHQSLLKRDGLEGKVSFLNTSDSNSEVNETLKTGTHQSLLNLSSFRESGVKSGLRTQGSSPFCSSSQETEQSTTLVYVKPVGHAHVSETGSRTLLHSTSNEYTSEPPFQKDGFHQSPINPSRHPPVLWSGKIFNMESKLVCMYLSPSKKTKITTPYDRLKAMIEGWIKERRIDWKEEMRDEIPRNWERHGDLVLLPTSSFRDQAWDNVRDFWSLVAKSFNCTRIAKRGRIQSDDFRSPHTEMVLGSDPLVEHRDNGIIYSFDVRYSMFSSGNITEKLRVAQMDCSNETVVDLYAGIGYFTLPYLVHAKAKLLFACEWNPHAVNALQKNLELNSVNERCIVLEGDNRKVCPVGVANRVNLGLIPSSEKGWPVACAALNPMTGGVLHIHGNVDSYPHQEWNNPSSRKDDSYQSKGCFLDDSEVTSDHCQLVAPKRTHDTVLPEDNACQEWEIGNTSQSEIVENGNTFQNESGTKLSESGYTSQSLSGNKVSESGNTSQSLSGNKVSESGSTSRSLSGNKVSENGNTSQNESGSINLETGNISHSKSNGLHPTCLFNQKVSSSCSHYKQAKWIEWGSDVARQIKGHLCDLHGSHWNVEMLHIEQVKSYAPHIDHLVLDIECRPVL; from the exons ATGAGGGTTGATCATGATCACATAGCCATCCCGGTTAACACTTGGTGTACAGAGACGTTGCTGAAGACAGATGGATTGGAAAGAAAGGTATCATTTCTTAATACATCAGATAGTAACAGTGAAGTTAATGAAACATTGAAGACGGGAACACACCAGTCTCTTTTGAAGAGAGATGGATTGGAAGGAAAGGTATCATTTCTTAATACATCAGATAGTAACAGTGAAGTTAATGAAACATTGAAGACGGGAACACACCAGTCTCTCTTGAATCTATCCTCGTTTAGAGAGAGTGGTGTAAAATCAGGTCTTCGAACACAAGGTAGTTCACCATTCTGCAGTAGTTCCCAAGAGACAGAACAGTCTACCACTCTGGTATATGTGAAACCTGTTGGACATGCACATGTGTCAGAGACTGGTAGCAGAACCCTTCTTCATTCAACCTCTAATGAGTATACCAGTGAGCCACCATTCCAGAAGGATGGTTTTCACCAGTCTCCCATCAACCCATCTAGACATCCACCTGTGTTATGGAGTGGGAAAATATTCAACATGGAATCAAAGCTGGTCTGCATGTATCTATCACCCTCAAAGAAAACTAAAATCACCACTCCGTACGATAGACTGAAAGCGATGATAGAAGGATGGAtcaaagaaagaaggatagattGGAAAGAGGAGATGAGAGATGAGATTCCTAGGAATTGGGAGAGACATGGAGATTTAGTGTTGTTACCAACGTCATCCTTCAGAGATCAAGCATGGGATAATGT GAGAGACTTCTGGTCGTTGGTAGCCAAGTCTTTTAACTGTACAAGAATTGCCAAGAGAGGGCGCATTCAATCCGATGATTTCAGATCTCCGCACACAGAGATGGTTTTAGGATCAGACCCATTGGTTGAACACAGAGATAATGGTATAAT ctaTTCCTTTGACGTGCGTTATAGCATGTTTTCTTCTGGTAACATCACTGAAAAGCTCAGAGTGGCTCAAATGGATTGCTCCAATGAGACAGTTGTTGATTTATATGCAG GTATAGGCTACTTCACACTGCCATACTTGGTACATGCCAAAGCCAAACTACTCTTTGCATGTGAATGGAATCCTCATGCTGTAAATGCATTGCAAAAAAACCTGGAGCTGAACAGTGTGAATGAGAGATGTATAGTGCTAGAGGGAGACAATAGGAAG GTATGTCCAGTAGGTGTCGCTAACAGAGTGAACCTTGGGCTTATACCATCCTCAGAGAAGGGGTGGCCAGTGGCCTGTGCTGCATTGAACCCTATGACTGGAGGTGTACTGCACATCCATGGCAATGTGGATTCCTACCCCCACCAGGAATGGAATAATCCAAGCAGTAGGAAGGATGATAGCTATCAGTCAAAGGGATGCTTTCTGGATGATTCAGAAGTCACATCTGATCATTGTCAGCTTGTAGCACCAAAGAGGACTCATGACACTGTGCTTCCTGAGGACAACGCATGTCAAGAGTGGGAGATTGGTAACACTTCACAGAGTGAAATAGTTGAGAATGGTAACACTTTTCAGAATGAATCAGGTACTAAGTTATCAGAGAGTGGTTACACTTCTCAGAGTTTATCAGGTAATAAGGTATCAGAGAGTGGTAACACTTCTCAGAGTTTATCAGGTAATAAGGTATCAGAGAGTGGTAGCACATCTCGGAGTTTATCGGGTAATAAGGTATCAGAGAATGGCAACACATCTCAGAATGAATCAGGAAGTATAAATCTAGAGACCGGTAACATTTCTCATAGCAAATCCAATGGATTACATCCCACATGTTTATTCAACCAGAAAGTATCATCTAGTTGTTCCCATTACAAGCAAGCTAAATGGATTGAATGGGGTAGTGATGTAGCTAGGCAGATTAAAGGTCATCTCTGTGATCTACATGGTAGTCACTGGAATGTGGAGATGTTGCACATTGAGCAGGTAAAGTCCTATGCACCTCATATTGATCACTTGGTTTTGGATATTGAATGTCGGCCGGTCTTATGA
- the LOC121416815 gene encoding uncharacterized protein LOC121416815: MEIISSNPNLTLMVLNEHEEWESAVPATPTVSPSSSISSASSSSSSFQLRVDAISPSESESSDSTTPRRHFHLSGVQDACTRSENLKDVLLTRGGECILEEYDHSKCLTDRTRRLLVNITVAYMMEKYGNTPKAAIKKKYAVALVSLFPSLKDPHTASGHEAFYDERSNTGFLVARIKNVNRMQNKNATQRNRKILPTLPTAGPKNNQRNLKLEEEVSREQQESEMNWLKHTPNVATDRSVIMRKMRNTFKLRHEMVRDGREAGNIIQEFRPFLTTAGLIEQDFSLMFPENHSHFLEKWPRMKVKVLSLAKELHGNPTAENLLKHVAREKDSDALSQGWNGDTAAVLLLLCLLPPCNHGRSGAVGKMSVGSAVDLLLQFEKTGVNLEQLLQEGKRQMQPFLLALGRSKAQITQYFIIIDHMALPCAAHDIEGAMDALFKSHYVFGLEYARPLKNFWTFVQTTIYGVDVDITLEPPKVRELRAKLL, encoded by the exons ATGGAGATTATTTCCAGTAATCCCAATTTAACGCTTATGGTCCTCAACGAACATGAAGAGTGGG AATCAGCAGTTCCAGCAACTCCAACAGTCTCTCCAAGCTCTTCTATAAGTTCTGCAAGTTCCAGTTCTTCAAGTTTTCAACTTCGGGTTGATGCCATTTCTCCATCAGAGTCAGAATCAAGTGATTCTACAACTCCTAGAAGACATTTCCACCTGTCAGGAGTACAAGATGCTTGCACAAGATCTGAG AACTTAAAGGATGTGCTTCTCACCAGAGGAGGGGAATGCATCTTAGAAGAATATGATCACAGCAAGTGCCTTACAGATAGGACAAGGAGGCTGCTGGTGAATATCACTGTTGCCTATATGATGGAAAAATATGG GAATACTCCAAAGGCTGCCATCAAGAAAAAGTATGCTGTAGCATTGGTGAGCCTGTTTCCATCCCTCAAAGACCCTCATACTGCAAGTGGACAT GAAGCTTTTTATGATGAACGGAGCAATACAGGATTTTTGGTCGCCAGGATCAAAAATGTGAATCGCATGCAGAACAAAAATGCAACACAGAGAAACAGGAAGATTCTTCCAACATTGCCAACCGCAGGACCAAAAAACAATCAACGCAATCTCAAACTGGAGGAGGAGGTCTCCAGAGAACAGCAAGAGAGTGAAATGAATTGGCTGAAGCATACACCAAATGTAGCCACTGACCGCTCAGTCATCATGAGAAAGATGAGGAACACGTTCAAGCTGCGTCACGAAATGGTCCGTGATGGAAGAGAGGCCGGGAACATCATTCAGGAATTTCGTCCCTTCCTAACTACTGCTGGACTG ATTGAGCAAGATTTCAGCTTAATGTTTCCGGAAAATCACTCGCACTTCTTAGAGAAATGGCCTAGGATGAAAGTCAAGGTGCTATCTCTGGCCAAGGAGCTACATGGGAATCCTACTGCTGAGAACTTGTTGAAGCATGTAGCAAGAGAGAAGGACAGTGATGCATTGTCGCAGG GTTGGAATGGAGATACTGCTGCAGTTCTTCTACTGTTGTGTCTCTTGCCACCGTGCAATCATGGACGAAGTGGTGCAGTAGGAAAGATGTCTGTTGGCTCAGCAGTGGACCTCCTCTTACAATTTGAAAAG ACTGGAGTCAATCTTGAGCAGTTACTTCAGGAAGGAAAACGTCAAATGCAGCCGTTTCTACTGGCTCTTGGACGGTCCAAAGCGCAGATAACTCAGTACTTCATCATCATAGATCACATGGCCTTGCCATGTGCAGCACATGACATCGAGGGAGCAATGGATGCCCTTTTCAAGTCGCACTACGTGTTCGGCTTGGAATATGCTCGCCCACTGAAGAATTTCTGGACATTTGTCCAGACCACCATCTATGGCGTAGATGTGGATATAACCCTGGAGCCACCAAAAGTAAGAGAACTGCGTGCCAAGTTGCTTTAA
- the LOC121416816 gene encoding outer membrane protein B-like yields MTIMLQVCHGGQKRKTYDQHTLNAGGDRRASDTGGVQQASEVRGVQLAPEFGGVQQASDFGIVQQVSDAGDVQQASNAGSVELASNATGVQQASNAGSVELASNATGVQQTSNAGRFELASNATGVQQASDAGSVELASNATGVQQASNAGSVELASNATGVQQASNAGSVELASNATGVQQTSNAGSVELASNATGVQQTSNAGSVELASNATGVQQASNAGSVELASNATGVQQASNAGSVELASYATGVQRASDAGGVQQASEPNRQNELDGTV; encoded by the exons ATGACTATAATGCTCCAGGTTTGCCATGGAggacaaaaaagaaagacataTGATCAACACACACTGAATGCTGGAGGTGATCGAAGAGCATCAGATACTGGAGGTGTTCAACAGGCATCAGAAGTCAGAGGTGTTCAGTTGGCGCCAGAATTTGGAGGTGTCCAACAGGCGTCAGATTTTGGAATTGTTCAACAGGTGTCTGATGCTGGAGATGTCCAACAG GCATCAAATGCTGGAAGTGTTGAACTGGCATCAAATGCTACAGGTGTCCAACAGGCATCAAATGCTGGAAGTGTTGAACTGGCATCAAATGCTACAGGTGTCCAACAGACATCAAATGCTGGAAGATTTGAACTGGCATCAAATGCTACGGGTGTCCAACAGGCATCAGATGCTGGAAGTGTTGAACTGGCATCAAATGCTACGGGTGTCCAACAGGCATCAAATGCTGGAAGTGTTGAACTGGCATCAAATGCTACGGGTGTCCAACAGGCATCAAATGCTGGAAGTGTTGAACTGGCATCAAATGCTACAGGTGTCCAACAGACATCAAATGCTGGAAGTGTTGAACTGGCATCAAATGCTACAGGTGTCCAACAGACATCAAATGCTGGAAGTGTTGAACTGGCATCAAATGCTACAGGTGTCCAACAGGCATCAAATGCTGGAAGTGTTGAACTGGCATCAAATGCTACAGGTGTCCAACAGGCATCAAATGCTGGAAGTGTTGAACTGGCATCATATGCTACAGGTGTCCAACGGGCATCAGATGCTGGTGGTGTCCAGCAGGCGTCAGAACCTAACAGACAAAATGAGCTAGATGGGACCGTGTAA